Proteins encoded by one window of Kribbella flavida DSM 17836:
- a CDS encoding acyl-CoA dehydrogenase family protein, whose amino-acid sequence MINLETPRKFRAFVNQAHQVAAEMLRPNSRRYDLAEHEYPKELDMLAAVVDGLGASGNGSGAGASGVRRTEAGGDEGAVKNGSNLSSVLSIMEMCWGDVGLLLSMPRQGLGNSAIASVASDEQLRRFEGVWAAMAITEPDCGSDSASIRTTARRDGDHYVIDGEKIFVTAGGRCDAVVVWATLDRSLGRAAIKSFVVPKDTPGLTVERLDHKLGIRSSDTATLRFENCRVPVENLLGSPDIDADKGFAGVMQTFDNTRPLVASMAVGCARASLELTRELLAEAGVEPDYDRAVHLQPAAAAAYLQMEADWEAAYLLTLQAAWMADNGRPNSLQASMAKAKAGRAANDITLRCVELAGSLGYSEHELLEKWARDSKILDIFEGTQQIQQLIVARRLLGKTSAELK is encoded by the coding sequence ATGATCAACCTGGAGACACCCCGCAAGTTCCGTGCCTTCGTCAACCAGGCGCACCAGGTCGCGGCCGAGATGCTGCGGCCGAACTCGCGACGCTACGACCTCGCCGAGCACGAGTACCCGAAGGAGCTCGACATGCTCGCCGCGGTGGTCGACGGGCTCGGTGCCAGTGGCAACGGATCCGGCGCCGGCGCGAGCGGCGTACGGCGTACCGAGGCCGGCGGTGACGAGGGGGCGGTGAAGAACGGGTCCAACCTGTCCTCGGTGCTCTCGATCATGGAGATGTGCTGGGGCGACGTCGGCCTGCTGCTGTCGATGCCGCGCCAGGGCCTGGGCAACTCGGCGATTGCGTCGGTCGCCTCGGACGAGCAGTTGCGCCGGTTCGAGGGGGTCTGGGCCGCGATGGCGATCACCGAGCCCGACTGCGGGTCCGACTCGGCGAGCATCCGGACCACCGCGCGGCGCGACGGCGACCACTACGTGATCGACGGCGAGAAGATCTTCGTCACCGCCGGCGGCCGCTGCGACGCCGTCGTGGTCTGGGCGACGCTGGACAGGTCGCTGGGCCGGGCGGCGATCAAGTCGTTCGTGGTGCCGAAGGACACGCCCGGTCTGACCGTGGAGCGCCTGGACCACAAGCTCGGCATCCGCTCGTCCGACACCGCCACGCTGCGCTTCGAGAACTGCCGCGTGCCCGTGGAGAACCTGCTCGGCTCGCCGGACATCGACGCCGACAAAGGTTTCGCCGGGGTCATGCAGACCTTTGACAACACCAGGCCGCTGGTCGCGTCGATGGCGGTCGGCTGCGCCCGGGCGTCGTTGGAGCTCACCCGCGAACTCCTGGCCGAGGCAGGTGTCGAGCCGGACTACGACCGCGCCGTACACCTCCAGCCGGCTGCCGCCGCGGCGTACCTGCAGATGGAAGCCGACTGGGAAGCCGCCTACCTGCTCACCCTCCAGGCCGCCTGGATGGCCGACAACGGCCGCCCGAACTCCCTGCAGGCCTCGATGGCCAAAGCCAAAGCCGGCCGGGCCGCCAACGACATCACCCTGCGCTGCGTGGAACTCGCCGGCAGCCTCGGCTACTCCGAGCACGAGCTCCTGGAGAAGTGGGCGCGAGACTCGAAGATCCTGGACATCTTCGAGGGGACTCAGCAGATCCAGCAGTTGATCGTTGCCCGCAGGCTGCTCGGGAAGACCTCCGCGGAGCTGAAATAG
- a CDS encoding acyl-CoA dehydrogenase family protein, with product MATGQAVRNRGRDAIGVGVALLNRLARSEVIDRLGLRKQTERVVFEATRTGFRTAGALTRSFTAATKLATPSRLPAVRGSGRFDFTPTEDQQTVVDVVREFAAEVLRPAASAADTAGRTQAKVLEQSAELGLSLIEVPEELGGIVTERSAMTGVLVAEAMAHGDMGQAVACLAPAAVSTAISLWGDETQQATYLPAFTGQNVPAAALAIVEPRPVFDPFTLKTRATRQRTGHLLNGVKSLVPRGAEAELLVIAAQLEDQGPALFLIESGHPGVTIEAEPSMGLRAASLSRVILEDVPAVQLGSLADYADCVRLARLGWCALSLGTAKAVLDYVTPYVNERTAFGEPISHRQSVAFMVANIAIELEGMRLVTYRAGSRAEQGLPFAREVALARRLCTDKGMQIGTDGVQLLGGHGFVKEHPVERWYRDLRAVGVMEGAVLV from the coding sequence ATGGCGACTGGGCAAGCGGTGCGAAACCGGGGACGGGACGCGATCGGGGTCGGTGTCGCGCTGCTGAACCGGCTGGCGCGGTCGGAGGTGATCGACCGGCTGGGCCTGCGCAAGCAGACCGAGCGGGTGGTGTTCGAGGCGACCCGGACCGGGTTCCGGACCGCCGGCGCGCTGACCCGGAGCTTCACCGCGGCGACGAAGCTGGCCACGCCGTCGCGGCTGCCGGCCGTGCGGGGGAGTGGGCGGTTCGACTTCACCCCGACCGAGGACCAGCAGACCGTCGTCGACGTGGTGCGCGAGTTCGCCGCCGAAGTACTGCGCCCTGCCGCCTCGGCCGCCGACACGGCCGGCCGGACGCAGGCCAAGGTGCTCGAGCAGTCCGCCGAGCTCGGCCTCAGCCTGATCGAGGTTCCGGAGGAGCTCGGCGGCATCGTGACCGAGCGGTCGGCGATGACCGGCGTACTGGTCGCCGAGGCGATGGCGCACGGGGACATGGGCCAGGCCGTTGCGTGTCTCGCGCCGGCCGCGGTGAGCACCGCGATCTCGCTGTGGGGCGACGAGACCCAGCAGGCGACGTACCTGCCGGCCTTCACCGGGCAGAACGTGCCGGCCGCCGCGCTCGCGATCGTCGAGCCGCGGCCGGTGTTCGACCCGTTCACGCTGAAAACCCGCGCGACGCGGCAACGAACCGGCCACCTGCTCAACGGGGTGAAGTCGCTGGTACCGCGTGGCGCCGAGGCCGAGCTGCTCGTCATCGCGGCGCAGCTGGAGGACCAGGGCCCGGCGCTGTTCCTGATCGAGTCCGGCCACCCGGGCGTCACGATCGAGGCCGAGCCGTCGATGGGGCTGCGGGCCGCGTCACTCAGCCGGGTGATCCTCGAGGACGTCCCGGCCGTTCAGCTGGGATCGCTCGCGGACTACGCCGACTGCGTCCGGCTGGCCCGCCTCGGCTGGTGCGCGCTGAGCCTCGGTACGGCAAAGGCGGTGCTCGACTACGTCACGCCGTACGTGAACGAGCGCACGGCCTTCGGGGAACCGATCAGCCACCGTCAGTCGGTCGCGTTCATGGTGGCGAACATCGCGATCGAGCTGGAGGGCATGCGGCTGGTCACCTACCGGGCCGGATCGCGCGCCGAGCAAGGACTTCCGTTCGCCCGCGAGGTCGCGCTGGCCCGGCGGCTGTGCACCGACAAGGGCATGCAGATCGGCACCGACGGCGTACAGCTGCTCGGCGGGCACGGCTTCGTCAAGGAACACCCGGTCGAGCGGTGGTACCGCGACCTGCGGGCCGTCGGCGTGATGGAAGGTGCGGTGCTGGTCTGA
- a CDS encoding RNA polymerase sigma factor: MTGSVEQLLRELAPQVLGFLARRHGQFDLCEDAVQEALLAAATQWPADGVPGNPRGWLITVATRRLTDQFRSESSRRKREDSVAAMAGPDELVAPGADQDQPPDQDDTLTLLFLCCHPAVTPASQVALTLRAVGGLSTAEIARAFMVPEATMAPRISRAKKSIKAAGSRFVLPPEEERADRLRVVLQVLYLIFNEGYTASSGPDLQRVELTAEAIRLTRMLHELLPDEGEVVGLLALMLLTDARRTARTTADGGLVPIDEQDRSLWNRDQIEQGAALILPVLARGEVGPYQLQAAIAAVHAEAPSAEQTDWPQILALYRLLERISPNPMVTLNRAIALAQVEGPQAGLELLATLDDNKYLADNHRLDAVRAHLLERAGDLSAAHEHFLAAARRTTSLPEQRYLTAKAAAISGETVDG, encoded by the coding sequence GTGACCGGCTCTGTCGAGCAGTTGCTGCGGGAGCTGGCGCCGCAGGTGCTCGGGTTCCTGGCGCGGCGGCACGGGCAGTTCGACCTGTGCGAGGACGCCGTGCAGGAGGCCCTGCTGGCCGCGGCGACGCAGTGGCCGGCCGACGGCGTACCGGGCAATCCGCGCGGCTGGCTGATCACCGTCGCGACCCGGCGGTTGACCGACCAGTTCCGGAGCGAGAGCTCGCGGCGCAAGCGGGAGGACTCGGTCGCGGCGATGGCCGGACCCGACGAGCTGGTGGCGCCGGGCGCGGATCAGGACCAGCCGCCGGACCAGGACGACACGCTGACCCTGCTCTTCCTGTGCTGCCACCCAGCGGTCACGCCGGCGTCGCAGGTCGCGCTCACGCTGCGCGCGGTGGGCGGCTTGAGCACCGCCGAGATCGCCCGGGCGTTCATGGTGCCGGAGGCGACGATGGCGCCGCGGATCAGCCGGGCGAAGAAGAGCATCAAGGCGGCCGGCAGCCGGTTCGTGCTGCCGCCCGAGGAAGAACGGGCCGACCGGCTACGGGTCGTGCTGCAGGTGCTGTACCTGATCTTCAACGAGGGCTACACGGCCAGCTCGGGGCCGGACCTGCAGCGGGTCGAGCTGACCGCCGAGGCGATCCGGCTGACCCGGATGCTGCACGAGCTGCTGCCGGACGAGGGTGAGGTCGTCGGGCTGCTGGCGCTGATGCTGCTGACCGACGCCCGGCGTACGGCGCGGACCACGGCCGACGGTGGTCTGGTCCCGATCGACGAGCAGGACCGCAGCCTGTGGAACCGCGACCAGATCGAGCAGGGCGCGGCGCTGATCCTGCCGGTGCTGGCCCGCGGCGAGGTCGGTCCGTACCAGCTGCAGGCCGCCATCGCCGCCGTGCACGCGGAAGCGCCGAGCGCCGAGCAGACCGACTGGCCGCAGATCCTCGCGCTCTACCGGTTGCTGGAGAGGATCTCGCCGAACCCGATGGTGACGCTCAACCGGGCGATCGCACTGGCTCAGGTCGAGGGTCCGCAGGCCGGGCTCGAGCTGCTCGCCACGCTGGACGACAACAAGTACCTCGCCGACAACCATCGCCTGGACGCCGTCCGGGCCCACCTGCTGGAACGCGCCGGTGACCTGTCGGCCGCCCATGAGCACTTCCTCGCCGCCGCCCGGCGTACGACGAGTCTGCCGGAGCAGCGCTACCTGACGGCGAAAGCCGCCGCGATCTCCGGAGAGACCGTCGACGGCTGA
- a CDS encoding TetR/AcrR family transcriptional regulator yields MTDMVESGSRSRTRRAILDAAVRVFAQRRAASLADVAAEANVSRSTLHRYFADRAELVQALADDLLVVFERVIAEAETERGPARAALQRLIGGYLELGQRIYFLFSEPSFNQPDPNSEVARFFEKLDEVCKPVEALIVRGQREGVIATNMTVDWIMRMLLWMVFIGWDAVEDKALSRLQAQATVLQTIESGILAPADGP; encoded by the coding sequence ATGACTGACATGGTCGAATCGGGCAGCCGGAGCCGGACCCGACGGGCGATCCTGGACGCCGCGGTGCGGGTGTTCGCTCAGCGCCGGGCCGCCTCGCTGGCCGACGTCGCCGCCGAGGCGAACGTGTCCCGCAGCACGCTGCACCGCTACTTCGCGGACCGCGCCGAGCTGGTCCAGGCGCTGGCCGACGATCTGCTGGTCGTCTTCGAGCGGGTGATCGCGGAGGCCGAGACCGAGCGCGGTCCAGCCCGTGCGGCCCTGCAGCGGCTGATCGGTGGTTACCTCGAGCTGGGACAGCGGATCTACTTCCTGTTCAGTGAGCCCAGCTTCAACCAGCCCGACCCGAACTCCGAGGTGGCGAGGTTCTTCGAGAAGCTCGACGAGGTGTGCAAGCCGGTCGAGGCGCTGATCGTGCGCGGCCAGCGCGAGGGCGTGATCGCGACGAACATGACCGTCGACTGGATCATGCGGATGCTGCTCTGGATGGTGTTCATCGGCTGGGACGCGGTCGAGGACAAGGCCCTGTCGCGGCTCCAGGCGCAGGCCACGGTCCTGCAGACGATCGAGTCCGGCATCCTCGCTCCGGCGGACGGCCCGTGA
- a CDS encoding ABC transporter ATP-binding protein, with the protein MSKTERWQNLKLLWSFVRPHRRTLWVGIALGLVATGASLATPLVTKSVLDGLSTSRPIAPAVALLVVLLVAGSLIGMAQWILLGRMGERVVFDARSSMVRRLFRLRIGELASRSPGELVTRVTSDTVLLREAAASSLVSLVNGVIGLFGALVLMAMLDGVLLLTTVGALAAVGAVVGLLMPKMAKAQEQAQGAVGRLGGVLEGSLRAIRTVKASRAEGRESQRVIREAEESARQAVRAVRFEAAAFTAAGFGVGLAIMLILGLGAWRVSEGLLTVSALVAFLLYAFQLMEPVSTLAMTFSSLQAGIAAAARIREIDALDLEPSESTAPARAPRGDLTTSTLVFDNVTARYAPGAAPAVQDVSLEIPRVGHTAIVGPSGAGKTTIFSLLLRFLNPDAGRLVLDGTPLQDWSLEDLRRRVVYVEQDTPLVPGTLRENLLYTHDSAGEEAIWEALRAVRLEGRVRELPDGLDTSLSTAVISGGERQRIALARALVGDPEILLLDEATAQLDGLTEAAVHEVIDRLARSGAVLTIAHRLSTVIDADQIIVLEAGRVRARGNHQTLLAEDDLYRDLIAALRISSSPEAVGGPAL; encoded by the coding sequence GTGAGCAAGACCGAGCGCTGGCAGAACCTGAAACTGCTGTGGTCCTTCGTGCGACCACATCGGCGAACGTTGTGGGTCGGCATCGCGCTCGGCCTGGTCGCCACCGGCGCCTCGCTGGCCACGCCACTGGTGACCAAGTCCGTGCTGGACGGGCTGTCCACGTCACGGCCGATCGCGCCCGCGGTGGCGCTGCTCGTCGTGCTGCTGGTCGCGGGATCGCTGATCGGTATGGCGCAGTGGATCCTGCTCGGCCGGATGGGCGAGCGGGTGGTGTTCGACGCCCGCAGCTCGATGGTCCGGCGGCTGTTCCGGCTACGGATCGGCGAGCTGGCCTCGCGCTCCCCCGGTGAGCTGGTCACCCGGGTCACGTCCGACACAGTGCTGCTGCGGGAAGCCGCGGCGTCCAGCCTGGTCTCGCTGGTCAACGGTGTGATCGGGCTGTTCGGCGCGCTGGTGCTGATGGCGATGCTCGACGGGGTGCTGCTGCTGACGACGGTCGGGGCACTGGCTGCCGTCGGCGCGGTCGTCGGGCTGCTGATGCCGAAGATGGCGAAGGCGCAGGAGCAGGCCCAGGGCGCGGTCGGCCGGCTGGGCGGCGTACTGGAAGGTTCCTTGCGCGCGATCCGTACGGTCAAGGCCAGCCGGGCCGAGGGGCGGGAGAGCCAGCGCGTGATCCGCGAGGCCGAGGAGTCGGCCCGGCAGGCCGTCCGGGCCGTCCGGTTCGAGGCGGCTGCGTTCACCGCCGCGGGGTTCGGGGTCGGGCTGGCGATCATGCTGATCCTGGGACTCGGCGCGTGGCGGGTCAGCGAGGGCCTGCTGACGGTGTCGGCCCTGGTCGCCTTTCTGCTGTACGCGTTCCAGCTGATGGAGCCGGTGAGCACGCTCGCGATGACGTTCAGCAGCCTGCAGGCCGGCATCGCGGCCGCGGCGCGCATCCGCGAGATCGACGCGCTGGATCTCGAGCCGAGCGAGTCGACCGCGCCGGCTCGGGCCCCGCGCGGCGACCTCACGACGTCGACGCTGGTCTTCGACAACGTCACCGCCCGGTACGCACCGGGCGCGGCGCCCGCGGTCCAGGACGTCAGCCTGGAGATCCCGCGAGTCGGCCACACCGCGATCGTCGGCCCGTCCGGCGCGGGCAAGACGACGATCTTCTCCCTGCTGCTCCGCTTCCTCAACCCCGACGCGGGCCGGCTCGTTCTCGACGGCACGCCGTTGCAGGACTGGTCGCTGGAAGACTTGCGCCGCCGGGTCGTCTACGTCGAGCAGGACACTCCGCTCGTGCCCGGCACCCTCCGGGAGAACCTGCTCTACACCCACGATTCCGCCGGCGAGGAGGCGATCTGGGAAGCGTTGCGCGCGGTCCGGCTCGAGGGCCGCGTCCGCGAACTGCCCGACGGCCTGGACACCTCGCTGTCGACCGCCGTCATCTCCGGGGGTGAGCGGCAACGCATCGCCTTGGCGCGGGCCCTGGTCGGCGATCCCGAGATCCTGCTGCTCGACGAAGCCACCGCCCAGCTCGACGGCCTGACCGAGGCCGCCGTGCACGAGGTGATCGACCGCCTCGCACGCTCCGGCGCCGTGCTCACCATCGCGCACCGCCTCAGCACCGTGATCGACGCCGACCAGATCATTGTGCTGGAAGCCGGCCGCGTCCGGGCCCGCGGCAACCATCAGACGCTGCTCGCCGAGGACGACCTCTACCGCGACCTGATCGCCGCGCTCCGGATCAGCTCCTCCCCCGAAGCCGTCGGCGGTCCGGCGCTGTGA
- a CDS encoding phytoene desaturase family protein gives MLPRKVDAVVIGSGPNGLVSAVELADAGWDVLVLEAADTFGGAVQSTESDGWISDRYSSNYPLGLASPVLRALELEQFGLRWAHAELPLAHLLDPDTSAAIHPDPKDTAASVSADHPGDGEAWLELYSAFVKIREPFLESLLTGWPPLLPAARLTRRLGSAGELVRFARFMAMPMHRMAQELFDGPRARALLAGNAFHADAPLSGSVSGTMGWLLAMLAQDVGYPVVEGGSSGLTGALRRRAERAGALFVAGTPVTGIELTANRATAVRTASGERVAVGRAVVADVSAPTLYDVLLPQASVPAGLRRDLERFEWDYPTVKVNYRLSGPIPWRSEQARVAGVVHLGGTADDLVHTSADLDTGRMPAAPFLLIGQTTKSDPTRSPAGTEAVWAYSHLPRGTADDASAEKLGDQMDRLIDRYAPGFSALVIDRDLQRPGDLLEANASLALGALGGGTAQLHQQLIFRPTIGLGSPRTYVTGLYLGSSAVHPGPGVHGACGHLAARTALRDASLLGPVTRALPTAALRRLQR, from the coding sequence ATGCTTCCTCGCAAGGTCGATGCCGTGGTGATCGGGTCCGGACCGAACGGGCTGGTCAGTGCGGTCGAGCTGGCGGACGCCGGGTGGGACGTGCTCGTGCTGGAGGCGGCCGACACCTTCGGGGGTGCGGTTCAGTCGACCGAGAGCGACGGCTGGATCAGCGACCGCTACAGCTCCAACTACCCGCTCGGTCTCGCCTCGCCCGTACTGCGCGCGCTGGAGCTGGAGCAGTTCGGGCTGCGCTGGGCGCATGCGGAGTTGCCGTTGGCGCACCTGCTCGATCCAGACACGTCCGCCGCGATCCACCCGGATCCGAAGGACACCGCTGCCTCGGTCTCCGCGGACCACCCGGGCGACGGCGAGGCCTGGCTGGAGCTGTACTCGGCGTTCGTGAAGATCCGCGAGCCGTTCCTGGAATCGCTGCTGACCGGGTGGCCGCCGCTGCTCCCGGCGGCACGGCTGACCCGGCGGCTGGGCTCGGCGGGGGAGTTGGTCAGGTTCGCCCGGTTCATGGCGATGCCGATGCACCGGATGGCGCAGGAGCTGTTCGACGGGCCGCGAGCCCGCGCGCTGCTCGCCGGGAACGCCTTCCACGCCGACGCGCCGCTGTCCGGCAGTGTCAGCGGCACGATGGGCTGGTTGCTGGCGATGCTCGCTCAGGATGTCGGCTACCCGGTGGTCGAGGGCGGTTCGAGCGGGCTGACCGGTGCCCTGCGCCGCCGGGCCGAGCGCGCCGGCGCGCTCTTCGTCGCCGGGACGCCGGTCACCGGCATCGAGCTGACGGCCAACCGCGCCACCGCCGTACGGACCGCCTCGGGGGAGCGGGTCGCAGTCGGGCGCGCCGTCGTCGCCGACGTCTCCGCCCCCACCCTGTACGACGTACTGTTGCCGCAGGCAAGTGTTCCGGCGGGGCTGCGGCGCGATCTCGAGCGGTTCGAGTGGGACTACCCGACGGTCAAGGTGAACTACCGGCTGAGCGGGCCGATCCCGTGGCGGAGCGAGCAGGCCCGGGTGGCCGGCGTGGTGCACCTCGGCGGCACCGCCGACGACCTGGTGCACACCTCGGCCGATCTCGACACCGGCCGGATGCCGGCGGCGCCGTTCCTGCTGATCGGGCAAACCACGAAGTCCGACCCGACCCGGTCGCCGGCCGGCACCGAGGCGGTCTGGGCGTACTCGCACCTGCCCCGCGGCACCGCCGACGACGCCTCCGCCGAGAAGCTCGGTGACCAGATGGACCGGCTGATCGACCGGTACGCGCCGGGCTTCTCCGCCCTGGTCATCGACCGCGACCTGCAGCGACCGGGCGATCTGCTGGAGGCCAACGCCTCGCTGGCTCTCGGGGCCTTGGGTGGCGGCACCGCGCAGCTTCACCAGCAGCTGATCTTCCGCCCGACGATCGGCCTCGGCAGCCCCCGCACCTACGTCACCGGTCTCTACCTCGGCAGCTCGGCGGTGCACCCCGGCCCCGGCGTGCACGGCGCCTGCGGCCACCTCGCGGCCCGCACTGCGCTGCGCGACGCCTCCCTGCTCGGCCCAGTCACCCGCGCCCTCCCCACAGCGGCCCTCCGCCGCCTCCAGCGCTGA